Genomic DNA from Telopea speciosissima isolate NSW1024214 ecotype Mountain lineage chromosome 2, Tspe_v1, whole genome shotgun sequence:
TTCTGAAATGATTCTGAGGCGTAAAAGCTGAGTTGGTAGAAAAAGATATCCATGGGTTCTTCAGGTTATCCCTTTTGAATTGTTTTCAGCCCTATAAGCCCTAtgcaaatttaagaaaaattgggaaatttgAGGTTTGAGCAAAAGTGCAATATCAGGATGGCCAGACGGCTGACAATGCATTACATTGACAAGGGGACTCTTCATTTGGACAATCCAGAAGATCCCTATTTTCAATGGTCTGGACTGCCACATGATCCCTCCAAAAAGCTGAAAATCCCATCACTCCATACTTCGAAGCTCACAGAGACAAAACAGGAAACATTTGGCTTTACAGCAACTCCATACTTGGATTGGAGCTTGAACCATTTACAGGGTGGGTCAGGTCATTCTGATTGGACAGGAGGGCTTTCTCCTACGTCTGTgtatgtgtgtatgtgcatctctctctccctatctatTTAGCCCAGAGATGTATGTGGGATGAAGTGatggtttttcttttcatttccatGATCCAGTTTGGCCAGCAGAAGCTCTAGTATGCTGACCAGAGTTAGTACTtcataaatttaaaaaagaaaagcaaggtTTCATACATGACAATACCAATACGATACCTAACAAAAATGGTATTACCATATAAGTACATGTATgaaacctcatcctttatacataatcaattgaaaGCTGTTGTCTTgtcgtactttgttctcctttttatacataATATATTTTACACATTACTTATTTATTGTGTTTTATggttcaaaactgtattttgcgTATATCCTTAGCATTTCCATACGTTCTTGACCATTTCCTGAACGTATCTTTAGCGTATCTTGCATGACTCTGATACGtttcttaaaatcacccttccgatacgatacccagTACCAACCGATActtcaaaatttgaagaaaagtaTAAACCAGTTTAGCTTGCCACTCATCactggtaaggttgctccactaggtcacgggttcgagtcaggaaacagcctctccatgaagcgggggtaaggctgcgtacattatgaccctccccagaccacgtagtggcgggagccttgtgcactgggtacgccttttttttcttttaaattttagcTCACCTTTCATCAGTGGATCTCTGGCTGCTTGCAGTATATCTATGTAGAGAGCATAGATGTATGCAACGCACTTGCTATAGtgtaaaatttttcttttcattttccatgATCCAATTTGGTGAGCAGCAACTCTCCTATGGTGATCCGATGGTACTGCATGTCAATAAAGAAacatttaattattatttttgctCACCTCTCACAATTGGATCTCTGCTGCTCTGATGCAAATTACTGGGCGCCATTTTTACCCAGTTTTGGCCTTTTCTGATCCCAAATCTATGGTCAGGAATGCCAGTTAGGGGGTGATTCTCTAGTCTTCTCCTGCTTTTAGATGTTTGATTTATTGTATATCTTAATCATGTCATAAAATAATTGTATATACAACAATATATTTTGCCTGTGctattctttttttggtagaagccTGTGCTATTTTTAAcagttttattttatgaagatttTGGGCTTGGACATTTGTGCCGATACACTGGTTGGTGATGAAATGCTCAAAGGGATCTCTGGAGGACAAAAGAAGAGGCTTACCACAGGTATGTATCGTGCACTTTCTGAGTTTTCTTTGTTACTTCCATAGAGCTAGAAGTTTTACTTGAGATCCAACAACTGTACATGTGTGAGTTTTGGCAGGTGAATTACTAATAGGTTCAGCTAGAGTGCTGTTCATGGATGAGATATCAACTGGGCTTGATAGTTCAACAACATATCAAATAGTCAAGTATCTCAGGCATTTAACCTGTGCACTTGATGGGACCACGGTCATTTCCCTGCTGCAACCAGCTCCCGAAACTTACGAGTTGTTTGATGATATTATTCTCTTATCTGAAGGCCAGATTGTATACCAGGGGCCACGTGATGCTGTTCTTGACTTCTTTGCATTCATGGGTTTTTCGTGCCCTGAGCGGAAAAATGTGGCAGACTTCTTGCAAGAAGTAAGCATTTTGTCAATATTTTCTGCATCAGAATTATCTcagtttgatttatttatttaaatattctCAAATAGGTCACGTCTAAGAAAGATCAAGAGCAGTATTGGTCTGGTCAAGGTCGCAATTACCAGTACATAACTGTGAAAAAGTTTGCAGAAGCCTTCCGTTCATTTCGTGTGGGTAAAAATTTGTCAGATGAACTATCTGTTCCATTTGATAGACGTTATAATCATCCGGCAGCTCTTTCAGTAACTAGGTATGGTGGGACAAGGGTTGAGCTTCTCAAGACCAGCTTCTCCTGGCAGACACTACTGATGAAACAGAATTCATTTATCTATGTTTTCAGATTTATACAGGTACTGTTTTCACAACATTTATATGTTTCGTGAAACTTTGCAGAATAAGTCATCTGTATTACATAATCTTAATAGATAAAATGTTTTGGTTGATTTAAATCAAATTGATTTGAATCGTGTGTAAATCACTTTACTTGTTTTCTTACTGGCAAAGACATCAATTTCTCTGTGACTATTTAGCCACAGTATTATGTTTGTCCTTTGAGCTATAATCCAGAAAAGAGGAGTGGTTGGGACTTAAAGATTGTGGATCTGAATGCTGATATTGTGAGTACTATGTTCTTTCGCAGCTTCTCATTGTTGCTCTCATCACAATGACAGTACTTTTTCGGACAACAATGCACCGTAACACAGTTGAGGATGGAGGCTTATATCTTGGGGCTTCGTACTTTTCCattgttattattttatttaatgggTTTACGGAGGTTTCTATGTTGGTAGCCAAGCTTCCGGTGCTTTACAAGCATAGGGACTTGCATTTCTATCCATGTTGGGTGTATACACTTCCTTCTTGGGTGTTAAGCATTCCAATTTCACTTGTAGAGACTGGTATGTGGGTGGCAGTTACATACTATGTAGTTGGATTTGATCCACAAATAACCAGGTAAAAACCATTCTTATACCCCAGAGATATTTCTATGATAGTTTTGATGACTGACTTGGTATTTGTTTATGTAATGATCTGCAGATTCCTTCAGCAGTTTCTGTTACTGTTCTTTTTGCACCAGATGTCCACAGCACTATTCCGTCTTATGGCTTCCTTGGGTCGAAATATGATAGTCGCAAACACCTTTGGATCATTTGCAATGCTGGTTGTCATGGCTCTAGGCGGTTACATCATTTCCAGAGGTCAAAATTAAGCTTCTAACAGCATTATCTACCTTTAATAACTTTACTGGTATCTGTTGACTAATTTGCTTTAATAATTGTTACAGATAGCATCCCTAGTTGGTGGATCTGGGGTTACTGGTTTTCTCCTCTAATGTATGCTCAAAATGCAGCTTCCGTAAACGaatttcaagggcattcctggGACAAGGTACTTTCAATTTTGGCTTAATTAGTCAATAAATATTTCCCCTAATCCCTTTTAATTAGAAATATTAGTTCTAACCCAGCTTGGTATACAATGTAATCCATGTTACCTTCTGGAAATTATCTGTCATTAATTTGTTATCTTACTTGAGCTTCTTCATACATTGACTAGTTTCACCTTAAGTTTTTCTCAAGCCATAGTCATATCCtctttttcttaataaaattgTCCTTCTGCAAGGAAacttactttctttttcttctatttgtttttttcttgtgtGGTGGTGGTCTGTTATAGAGAGCTGGTACCAACGGTAATATATCATTGGGTGAGGTATTATTGAAAGCACGCAGTTTATTTACAGAGAGTTACTGGTATTGGATTGGTGTGGGTGCTTTGCTCGGGTATACAATTTTATTTAATATCCTCTTCACATTCTTCTTGACTTACCTAAATCGTAAGATCTCCTACTCATCTTTTTAAAATCAGCTTGAATTTCATCTCTACTGAAGTTGATTCCAATGTAAGAccacaatttcaatttctatgCAGCTCTGGAGAAGCGACAGGCTGTTGTTTCTAAGGAAGAGCTCCAAGAGAGGGACCAAAGGGGGAAAGGTGAACCTGTTGTCATTGAACTGAGGGAGTATTTGCAGCACTCATTCTCTTATACTGGTTAGTAAGAGTATATTCTCAGATGGTTCTGTTTGGTCTTCCTAAGCACTGCTCAATGTTGGCATTTCATTTCCACAAAATGTTTGGTGCAGGAAGGAATGGTAAAGAGCAAAGAGGCATGGTTCTTCCATTTCAGCCTCTTTCAATGGCTTTCAGAAATATCAGTTACTATGTTGATGTGAATGTGGTACGTCTAAAGAAGCACCCCGTGCATAGCATTTTTTAACAACTGTTTTGGGTAGTTCTATCTCTTATCCAGTACTGCTACAGGAATTGAAGCAGCAAGGCATCCTGGAAGACAAAATGCAGCTGTTGGTCAATGTTACTGGAGCATTTAGGCCAGGGGTGCTCACTGCATTGGTCGGAGTCAGCGGTGCTGGTAAAACTACCCTCATGGATGTTTTAGCTGGTAGAAAAACTGGCGGGCTCATAGAAGGAAGCATTTACATCAATGGTTATCCCAAAAGGCAAGAAACATTTGCGAGGATATCTGGTTACTGTGAGCAGAGTGATGTCCATTCCCCCTGCTTAACCGTTTGTGAGTCACTTATTTATTCTGCTTGGCTTCGGTTACCCTCTCATGTCGACCTGGAGACACAAAGGGTAAGAATGAAACATATCTGGAATCTGGATGACTTTGTCTGTTTTAGTCCTGGGCCGATTTCTTTAGTGATGATCTAATGGATCTACAGGCTTTTGTGGAAGAGGTGATGGAACTCGTAGAACTCACTCCATTGAGTGGGGCCCTGATTGGTCTACCCGGGGTTGATGGGTTGTCTACAGAGCAACGGAAAAGGTTGACAATCGCTGTAGAACTTGTTGCCAACCCTTCTATTGTCTTTATGGACGAACCAACTTCAGGATTGGATGCTAGGTCTGCAGCCATTGTAATGCGAACTGTGAGAAATATTGTCAATACTGGACGGACCATTGTGTGCACAATCCATCAACCAAGCATCGAcatttttgaatcttttgatgaggttttcctctcttcccctattcTTAATTTGAGTAAACCAATGGAATAGGTTTTACCGTCTATCCCCAAAGTTTACACCTCAGAGATGCTCTATCCATGTTGAGATGGCTTTCAAGGTGATGGTATATGTAGATGTTTTTCAGTATTGTTTTTTACATATCGTCCATTGATGATCTCTGAACATGGCAGAACACTCCCCCAAAGTAATAGGAAACTTAACCTATTGTGTTTAGAGGGCCCCAGGGGAGGGATGCTTATGGGCATTGTCATCTATTTCTTGGTTCTTTCAGTATTGTAATTTaacctttaccaaaaaaaagtattgtATTTAACCATTACTTGATACTCTATGACATGGACATTTAACAAACAGGGTCTCCTCCTATGTCTGTAGACTCAGATTCCAATGCCTACATTGTGCAGACAACTGTTAccccattgccaccaccaccaacaatgCTAGAGACATGCACACATCCACAGCCACATCCACAGCCACAAACCCAATCCAAAATAATTGATCTCTTCCAGATCACTTTAAAGAACATCTTATATTATGGTATACAAATCCATTACGAAGGCCAGAGCTCTTGCATTGCATGggtatttctctttttctttggagGATGAGATCTGCTTGGTAATTGCTTAtgagcttgagggggagtgtggATAGGCAATCTTAGCATATGGGCTCATACCCTATTACGTAGTCACTGTGGGTGTCGGTTTTGGCCTCTTGTTCAATTCAACTTAACTCAACTCAGCCTCATCCCAACTAATGGGCTTCAGGCTCTCGTTCAACTCAGcctcatcccaactaaatggtcTTCGGCCTCTCGTactgtatatatatacacactaATCATTTTGACTTCTCCTACATTACTTTTGGAATGTTTTGAAAATGAATTTGTCGTATACTCCCCAAGTCTCTGAATCCTATTTTTCATGGCTTTGCCAAGTCCAGCACCTTGTATCCATGTGGATACTAACAACCCACAAGTATCCATGTAATGCAGACTTAATTTCTGTTACATAGTCTTCTCATCATGCTTTCTTGGGTTTCTAGATTTTAGTttcagatcttctagaaaaatAACATGTTTATTTTTCACTTGTTATTGTAAATCTTCTCTCATATCTCATTTGTTATCTGCAGCTTTTACTTATGAAGCGTGGAGGGGAGCTCATTTATGCTGGTCCACTTGGAACCAAATCCTACAAGCTTATTAAATATTTTGAGGTCAgggttgtgttttttttttgtacctgAGAATGTACTCAATCGATCTTCACTGATAATGCTGATGGCTAAGATGTTATTTATCCATCCTCCGTATTATTTACATGCATTATGTGCTTGTGTTACTAGGCAGTTGAAGGAGTGGCTAAGATCAGGCCAGGTTATAACCCTGCTACTTGGATGCTGGAGGCTACTTCCACATCTGAAGAAAGTCGGATTGGTGTGGATTTTGCTGAAGTTTATCGAAGATCTAATCTATTCCGGTATGTATGATTTCTTGGAGAGTGCTGGTGATTTAGAAGCTCACCTGATTCTAAATCTGCAGTTTTCTGTTGTTTCAGGCAGAACAGTGAGTTGGTTGAAAACCTGAGTAAACCAAATACTGATTCAAAAGATTTAAGCTTTCCAAGAAAATATTCCCAGTCATTTTTTGCACAGTTTCTAGCTTGTCTTTGGAAGCAAAATCTATCCTATTGGAGAAATCCGCAATACACAGCTGTTCGATTTTTCTACACCGTCATAATCTCTTTGATGTTTGGAACAATTTGTTGGAAGTTTGGTTCGAAAAGGTTTGTTTGGAATATTTTTCTCAACCCTTTAATTTTCATGTTGGCCCTTTTTTTAgatgttttcttggtttattgtttgttattttctttatgttATCACTTGCACAAGGAAAAATTAAAGGTATTCTAAGGCAGGAAAGAATCTTAGGGTTCTCATCAAAATAGGCTCGGGTTTGGAGTGCATTTTCCCTTCTATTCAATTTGTCACATGTACATCTCCAGAATAGAACAGTGCTCTTATGTGTAATATCCATCGTAGTGTATTACATGGATATATTCTGTGATCAATAAGAGGCCAAGAGCCCAAAGAAGAAGCGTATAGCCAAGATGATAATGTTCATCCAACTGTCAATTTTCAGCACAGGAATCTCTTGCCCATTCAGGGTAGCTTCTAAACATTCACTACATAGTGAAGATTTCTCTCGTCCTGTTTTAATCATCTCATACTATAAGAGATTGTAGTGGGTCAGCCTTAGTGCAACAGTTAAATTGTGCTATTGCAATctgttggttgtgggttcaaaacttggaaacagcctctcctgcataggagggggtaaggctgtgtacatttgcccctcccagaccctgcagtagcaggagccttaTGCACAGGATTGgtcttttttttaatactatAAGAGATTGTGTGTATGTAAGAAATCCAATGTTGACAGAAtgatgttatttttttattacttaaATCTGTTTTAACTTTTCACTCCGTGACCTGGTCTCTTTGTGTGTTTCCTCTTGCTGTACATTTGTTCCATTTGAATGTTTATAACATTTTGTTTCCTTTCAATTTTACAGGGAGACCAATCAGGATATCTTTAATGCTATGGGGTCCATGTATGCAGCAATCCTGTTTATTGGGATTACCAATGCTACTGCTGTTCAACCTGTGGTCTCCGTTGAAAGGTTTGTTTCTTACCGAGAGAGAGCAGCAGGGATGTATTCAGCTCTTCCTTTTGCATTTGCCCAGGTCTCTTTTTTTGCCTCCTTTTTAGCAGTTTGTTTATCTGATAGTAATTTGTATAAACCGCAGTTTTCAATGGCTAAGCATGCGGGTGTCTCTTGTGAACAGGTTGCCATCGAGTTACCTTATGTGTTGGTGCAAACACTTATTTACGGAAGCTTATTCTATTCAATGGCCTCATTTGAGTGGGCCCTTTTGAAGTTCATTTGGTACATATTCTTTATGTACTTCACTTTgttatattttacatattacggGATGATGACAACTGCAATCACACCCAACCATAATGTAGCAGCAATCATAGCTGCGCCATTTTATATGATGTGGAATCTATTCAGTGGTTTCATAATTCCTCGCAAGGTAATGAAATGGATTGCTTACACTATCTGCTCTCTACCTTTTTAAGTACTAATTTTTGTTGACTGCTTTCATGGGAGGAGTAATTGTTGAGTTGTAGAGATCTTATTGGGAGTATGGTGCAACATGTGTCCATTCTTGACAGTTCAAATGGAAGAGTTGGGAGCATTCAATTGTAGGCCATGACTGGGATTTTCTTGCATCCAGTTACAGCTCAATTGGATCCCCTTAACCATCCAATTTGCTGAGTGATGAGTGGGAGATCTCCAAGTGATGCCCACTGTTGATAAGAGTTCCTATCTGAATATTTTCTGGATGGCAAATGCAGTAATAAGGACACACAATTCTACCACATTTCAAAATTGCTCCTTTTGCCAAAGAAACCAGTTACCTTTTGTGTCTGTTACTGAATTCATCTCTCCTTTTGCAGCGGATACCTATCTGGTGGAGATGGTATTACTGGGGAAACCCCATATCCTGGAGTCTTTATGGCCTTCTGGCATCTCAATATGGTGACGTGTATGAACCCATGAAGCTTACCGGCACAGGCCATTCTATTCCCATAAAACAGTTTCTTGAAGACCAGTTTGGCTACAGGCATGATTTCTTGGGGATTGCCGGTATTGTTGTTGTTGGCTTCGGTGTTATCTTTGCAATGATTTTTGCTTTTGCAATCAAATCTTTTAACTTCCAAAGGAGATGACAAAGTGGAGTCCTACAGACTGCAATATATACTAGATTGCTACAACAGTTACAACATGACAGATATGGCAGATATGGCAGATATGGAATACAAGTTCTTTCCTAATAAGTCCACAACCAGTGTTATATTACATCTATGTATAGATATTTATCTGTATAATGGAATGACTTGTTATCTTACATCAATTGGCAATCTAAATTGTGACAGGATGCAACATGGTTCTCTCTATGCAGTTCTCATAGCATCAATCTCCTCAGAACTCTTCACTAACAAACTGTGCAGTTGATCTTTCTGTATAATTATAAGCAGACTGAGGTTGGTGGAAAAATGATCTTTTTTTCATTAagaaatgcaaaagaaaaaaaaaaaaaatacgtaaaggaatctttcttctcttatgCCAACTtggtgcccgcttgataaccttacgggtgtttctgttctggttatgtgctgagaaactacagaacagttttttcattttctgtgctgagaaaccgaTTTTAACTtgtttggtaaacctgttctggaaacaTTTCCAAAAGACAATTGGAACACCATTGGTGTTTGATATAATCTGTTTCTGGGAACATATAATGTGattaattttaataatatttgtctTGATAAATGGATCATCAACAATCAAAACCAACCAAGCACTCaggatttctctctctttgttttcttctacaAAATTGCCATTCTCAATGTTGATGAATGTACTTAAGATATAACCTGATCCAATACAATAGATTTTCCTAATTAATGAACCTGTCTCAAGCTAACTCAATGGGTACTAAGGTTGCTGAGGAGAATATGAAATGCTGAATAAAAACTAAAGTAGGCCTCCAAAGATACTGATACTCAATTTCACTTTCTCAAAAGGATTTAGTGCATGGATTTATACCCCAATTGAAAGCTTTTCGAACTCACATTCCTCCTCTTGGATCCCATAAAAAGAAACTAATGGGGGAGAAAGGGAGCATGGCTGTCTTCTTTTCACTTTCAGATAGTGCCATTGCTTGCATCCTCcatccaaggagtggagatcACAAAAGGGTCATATGTTCA
This window encodes:
- the LOC122649764 gene encoding ABC transporter G family member 32 isoform X2, producing the protein MLKMSGKITYNGHGLNEFVPQRTSAYVSQHDWHVAEMTVRETLEFAGRCQGVGIKYDMLMELSRREKSAGTKPDEDLDIFMKALALGGQKTSLVVEYILKILGLDICADTLVGDEMLKGISGGQKKRLTTGELLIGSARVLFMDEISTGLDSSTTYQIVKYLRHLTCALDGTTVISLLQPAPETYELFDDIILLSEGQIVYQGPRDAVLDFFAFMGFSCPERKNVADFLQEVTSKKDQEQYWSGQGRNYQYITVKKFAEAFRSFRVGKNLSDELSVPFDRRYNHPAALSVTRYGGTRVELLKTSFSWQTLLMKQNSFIYVFRFIQLLIVALITMTVLFRTTMHRNTVEDGGLYLGASYFSIVIILFNGFTEVSMLVAKLPVLYKHRDLHFYPCWVYTLPSWVLSIPISLVETGMWVAVTYYVVGFDPQITRFLQQFLLLFFLHQMSTALFRLMASLGRNMIVANTFGSFAMLVVMALGGYIISRDSIPSWWIWGYWFSPLMYAQNAASVNEFQGHSWDKRAGTNGNISLGEVLLKARSLFTESYWYWIGVGALLGYTILFNILFTFFLTYLNPLEKRQAVVSKEELQERDQRGKGEPVVIELREYLQHSFSYTGRNGKEQRGMVLPFQPLSMAFRNISYYVDVNVELKQQGILEDKMQLLVNVTGAFRPGVLTALVGVSGAGKTTLMDVLAGRKTGGLIEGSIYINGYPKRQETFARISGYCEQSDVHSPCLTVCESLIYSAWLRLPSHVDLETQRAFVEEVMELVELTPLSGALIGLPGVDGLSTEQRKRLTIAVELVANPSIVFMDEPTSGLDARSAAIVMRTVRNIVNTGRTIVCTIHQPSIDIFESFDELLLMKRGGELIYAGPLGTKSYKLIKYFEAVEGVAKIRPGYNPATWMLEATSTSEESRIGVDFAEVYRRSNLFRQNSELVENLSKPNTDSKDLSFPRKYSQSFFAQFLACLWKQNLSYWRNPQYTAVRFFYTVIISLMFGTICWKFGSKRETNQDIFNAMGSMYAAILFIGITNATAVQPVVSVERFVSYRERAAGMYSALPFAFAQVAIELPYVLVQTLIYGSLFYSMASFEWALLKFIWYIFFMYFTLLYFTYYGMMTTAITPNHNVAAIIAAPFYMMWNLFSGFIIPRKRIPIWWRWYYWGNPISWSLYGLLASQYGDVYEPMKLTGTGHSIPIKQFLEDQFGYRHDFLGIAGIVVVGFGVIFAMIFAFAIKSFNFQRR
- the LOC122649764 gene encoding ABC transporter G family member 32 isoform X1; protein product: MWGSSENVFARSSSFRENEDDEEALRWAALERLPTYNRIRRGFFRNILGEISEVEVGELQLQEQKLVLDRLVNALDEDAEHFFSRMRQRFDAVDLEFPKIEVRFQNLKVDTHVHTGSRALPTIPNYILNMTEAFLRQLRIFPGRRKKLYILDNISGIIRPSRLTLLLGPPSSGKTTLLLALAGRLGPGLKMSGKITYNGHGLNEFVPQRTSAYVSQHDWHVAEMTVRETLEFAGRCQGVGIKYDMLMELSRREKSAGTKPDEDLDIFMKALALGGQKTSLVVEYILKILGLDICADTLVGDEMLKGISGGQKKRLTTGELLIGSARVLFMDEISTGLDSSTTYQIVKYLRHLTCALDGTTVISLLQPAPETYELFDDIILLSEGQIVYQGPRDAVLDFFAFMGFSCPERKNVADFLQEVTSKKDQEQYWSGQGRNYQYITVKKFAEAFRSFRVGKNLSDELSVPFDRRYNHPAALSVTRYGGTRVELLKTSFSWQTLLMKQNSFIYVFRFIQLLIVALITMTVLFRTTMHRNTVEDGGLYLGASYFSIVIILFNGFTEVSMLVAKLPVLYKHRDLHFYPCWVYTLPSWVLSIPISLVETGMWVAVTYYVVGFDPQITRFLQQFLLLFFLHQMSTALFRLMASLGRNMIVANTFGSFAMLVVMALGGYIISRDSIPSWWIWGYWFSPLMYAQNAASVNEFQGHSWDKRAGTNGNISLGEVLLKARSLFTESYWYWIGVGALLGYTILFNILFTFFLTYLNPLEKRQAVVSKEELQERDQRGKGEPVVIELREYLQHSFSYTGRNGKEQRGMVLPFQPLSMAFRNISYYVDVNVELKQQGILEDKMQLLVNVTGAFRPGVLTALVGVSGAGKTTLMDVLAGRKTGGLIEGSIYINGYPKRQETFARISGYCEQSDVHSPCLTVCESLIYSAWLRLPSHVDLETQRAFVEEVMELVELTPLSGALIGLPGVDGLSTEQRKRLTIAVELVANPSIVFMDEPTSGLDARSAAIVMRTVRNIVNTGRTIVCTIHQPSIDIFESFDELLLMKRGGELIYAGPLGTKSYKLIKYFEAVEGVAKIRPGYNPATWMLEATSTSEESRIGVDFAEVYRRSNLFRQNSELVENLSKPNTDSKDLSFPRKYSQSFFAQFLACLWKQNLSYWRNPQYTAVRFFYTVIISLMFGTICWKFGSKRETNQDIFNAMGSMYAAILFIGITNATAVQPVVSVERFVSYRERAAGMYSALPFAFAQVAIELPYVLVQTLIYGSLFYSMASFEWALLKFIWYIFFMYFTLLYFTYYGMMTTAITPNHNVAAIIAAPFYMMWNLFSGFIIPRKRIPIWWRWYYWGNPISWSLYGLLASQYGDVYEPMKLTGTGHSIPIKQFLEDQFGYRHDFLGIAGIVVVGFGVIFAMIFAFAIKSFNFQRR